From Salinirubellus salinus, the proteins below share one genomic window:
- a CDS encoding arylsulfotransferase family protein → MEWSRPWLARGVLALVVVALLVPTGVSAVTHEKTGLGPGTVESPANDTTYVGVQGFHFKGVGNPKKPARLVAADGDANGRVITGGEEHDANWFYDVDPLENGNLLVTSTNPDGTVVFELDPETDEAVWTERFPDLHDTHDADLINGDQLLIANMRNNEDGVSNDRVLVYDRSNDTVVWEWVFNQHYPNTTDGGFSADWTHVNDVDKVGDGEYLVSPRNFDQVILLNRSTDSIDYRLGTDDDHDTLYEQHNPDWLRSEDGDPTILVADSENDRVVEYERRDGNWTETWAVTGFNWPRDADRLQNGNTLVTDSLNHRVVEVAPDGTVVWEFYASWGPYDAERGPSGSNGPTMADLNATGTYRVSGGAGVGPASQETFSDWLNASAANTAFEGPASEFSARYKHVTPFLRPVWMSSWALAGVFLAVLVTLGWGAGELVYNRRRIARGFVAAVERVRGAGGGT, encoded by the coding sequence ATGGAATGGTCCCGCCCGTGGCTCGCTCGCGGGGTCCTCGCGCTCGTCGTCGTCGCTCTCCTCGTCCCCACCGGCGTCTCAGCCGTCACCCACGAGAAGACCGGACTCGGCCCCGGCACGGTCGAGTCGCCCGCGAACGACACCACCTACGTCGGCGTCCAGGGCTTCCACTTCAAGGGCGTCGGCAACCCGAAGAAGCCCGCTCGCCTCGTCGCGGCCGACGGTGACGCGAACGGTCGCGTGATAACCGGCGGCGAGGAACACGACGCCAACTGGTTCTACGACGTCGACCCGCTGGAGAACGGGAACCTGCTGGTCACCTCCACGAACCCGGACGGGACCGTCGTCTTCGAACTCGACCCCGAGACCGACGAGGCCGTCTGGACCGAGCGGTTCCCCGACCTCCACGACACGCACGACGCGGACCTGATCAACGGCGACCAGCTGCTCATCGCCAACATGCGGAACAACGAGGACGGGGTCTCGAACGACCGCGTGCTGGTGTACGACCGGTCGAACGACACCGTCGTCTGGGAGTGGGTGTTCAACCAGCACTACCCCAACACGACGGACGGCGGCTTCTCGGCCGACTGGACGCACGTCAACGACGTGGACAAGGTCGGCGACGGCGAGTACCTCGTCTCGCCCCGGAACTTCGACCAGGTGATACTGCTCAACCGGTCGACGGACTCCATCGACTACCGCCTCGGCACCGACGACGACCACGACACGCTGTACGAACAGCACAACCCCGACTGGCTCCGGAGCGAGGACGGCGACCCCACCATCCTCGTCGCTGACTCGGAGAACGACCGGGTCGTGGAGTACGAGCGCCGCGACGGCAACTGGACGGAGACGTGGGCCGTCACGGGGTTCAACTGGCCGCGTGACGCCGACCGCCTGCAGAACGGCAACACGCTGGTCACGGACTCGCTGAACCACCGTGTCGTCGAGGTCGCCCCCGACGGCACCGTCGTCTGGGAGTTCTACGCCTCGTGGGGTCCCTACGACGCCGAGCGCGGCCCGTCCGGCTCGAACGGCCCGACGATGGCCGACCTGAACGCCACCGGCACCTACCGCGTCTCGGGCGGTGCCGGCGTCGGCCCGGCCAGTCAGGAGACGTTCTCGGACTGGCTGAACGCCAGCGCCGCGAACACGGCGTTCGAGGGGCCGGCCAGCGAGTTCTCCGCGCGCTACAAGCACGTCACGCCGTTCCTGCGCCCGGTCTGGATGTCCTCGTGGGCGCTCGCGGGTGTGTTCCTCGCCGTCCTCGTCACGCTCGGGTGGGGCGCGGGTGAACTCGTCTACAACCGCCGGCGTATCGCCCGCGGGTTCGTCGCAGCCGTGGAGCGGGTGCGGGGCGCGGGCGGCGGGACCTGA
- a CDS encoding AAA family ATPase: protein MDAPLWTERHAPALSDLPQPKVRETLDRATDEPVNLVLHGPRGSGKTAAVKALAREVHTDPENDLTVINVADFFGRTKTEIKNDPRFEHFLVGRSRMSKRDMINYVLKESASYAPVSGTYKTVLLDNAESIREDFQQALRRVMEQYARNTQFVITTRQPSKLIPPIESRCLPVPVRAPTEAEIVEVLEHIVEAEGVAYEAGGLEYVAAAADGDLRSAILSAQTTAEQAGEVTMDAAFETLGEVGYEETVDGMLEAAERGDFKEARKTLDSLLNDEGLDGEEVLAELLVAGRDRHEGDEAALAHLHRQAADVDMRLQEGVSARTQIARLLAELGV, encoded by the coding sequence ATGGACGCACCGCTCTGGACCGAGCGACACGCCCCCGCCCTCTCGGACCTCCCCCAGCCGAAGGTGCGCGAGACGCTCGACCGGGCCACCGACGAACCCGTCAACCTCGTCCTCCACGGGCCACGCGGGAGCGGCAAGACGGCCGCCGTGAAGGCGCTCGCCCGCGAGGTCCACACCGACCCGGAGAACGACCTCACGGTCATCAACGTCGCGGACTTCTTCGGCCGGACGAAGACGGAGATCAAGAACGACCCGCGGTTCGAGCACTTCCTCGTCGGCCGCTCCCGGATGAGCAAGCGCGACATGATCAACTACGTCCTGAAGGAGTCGGCGTCCTACGCGCCCGTCTCGGGGACGTACAAGACGGTCCTGCTCGACAACGCCGAGTCCATCCGCGAGGACTTCCAGCAGGCGCTCCGCCGCGTGATGGAGCAGTACGCGCGGAACACACAGTTCGTCATCACGACGCGCCAGCCCTCCAAACTGATACCGCCCATCGAGTCGCGGTGTCTCCCGGTGCCGGTCCGCGCGCCCACCGAGGCCGAGATCGTCGAGGTACTCGAACACATCGTCGAGGCCGAGGGCGTCGCGTACGAGGCCGGTGGGCTGGAGTACGTCGCGGCGGCCGCCGACGGCGACCTGCGCTCGGCCATCCTGAGCGCCCAGACCACGGCCGAGCAGGCCGGCGAGGTGACGATGGACGCGGCGTTCGAGACGCTCGGCGAGGTCGGCTACGAGGAGACAGTCGACGGGATGCTCGAAGCGGCCGAACGGGGCGACTTCAAAGAGGCCCGCAAGACGCTCGACTCCCTCCTGAACGACGAGGGGCTCGACGGCGAGGAGGTGCTCGCGGAGTTGCTCGTCGCCGGCCGCGACCGCCACGAGGGCGACGAGGCCGCGCTCGCCCACCTCCACCGGCAGGCCGCGGACGTCGACATGCGGTTGCAGGAGGGGGTCTCCGCGCGCACCCAGATAGCACGGTTGCTGGCGGAACTGGGTGTCTGA
- a CDS encoding TIGR01177 family methyltransferase, protein MYVLELAGQGDDELARYEAASACTGVEALAPGLATAGALTDRVERLAFTRTASALVGTCDPTVEAAVTLLESAPKFDREGERGVPSERPSGAGGAPRDREGTVRVRARDVQALAGVSTRDAERALGGVLSDRGYEVDLDAPDHELRALFSDDVCALGWVERRSARDFTERKPTDRPFFQPGSMDPMLARALVNCAGAREGARIVDPMCGTGGLLLEAGLVGADVLGLDAQWKMVRGAKQNLAAYLDGEGTGEYETVRGDATRPPVRDDVADGVVFDAPYGRQSKVVGDLEPLVGGALAAARDVAPRAVVVADRSWAALAREAGWTVETVIERRVHGSLVRYLHLLHDGAPY, encoded by the coding sequence GTGTACGTCCTCGAACTCGCCGGACAGGGTGACGACGAACTCGCGCGCTACGAGGCCGCCAGCGCCTGCACCGGCGTCGAGGCGCTCGCGCCCGGACTGGCGACGGCGGGCGCCCTGACCGACCGGGTGGAGCGACTCGCGTTCACCCGCACGGCCTCGGCGCTCGTCGGCACCTGCGACCCCACCGTCGAGGCCGCGGTGACGTTGCTCGAGTCGGCCCCCAAGTTCGACCGCGAGGGCGAACGAGGTGTGCCCTCGGAACGTCCGAGCGGGGCCGGTGGTGCCCCGCGAGACCGCGAGGGCACCGTCCGGGTCCGCGCCCGTGACGTACAGGCGCTCGCGGGCGTCTCGACTCGCGACGCCGAACGCGCGCTCGGCGGCGTCCTCTCGGACCGCGGCTACGAGGTCGACCTCGACGCCCCCGACCACGAACTCCGGGCGCTGTTCTCCGACGACGTCTGCGCGCTCGGCTGGGTCGAACGCCGCTCGGCACGGGACTTCACCGAGCGCAAGCCGACCGACCGGCCGTTCTTCCAGCCGGGGAGCATGGACCCGATGCTCGCTCGGGCGCTCGTGAACTGCGCCGGCGCCCGCGAGGGGGCCCGCATCGTCGACCCGATGTGTGGCACGGGTGGCCTCCTCCTCGAGGCGGGCCTCGTCGGCGCGGACGTCCTCGGCCTCGACGCACAGTGGAAGATGGTCCGCGGCGCGAAGCAGAACCTCGCGGCCTACCTCGACGGCGAGGGGACCGGCGAGTACGAGACGGTCCGCGGCGACGCCACCCGCCCTCCCGTGAGAGACGACGTGGCCGACGGCGTCGTGTTCGACGCCCCCTACGGCCGCCAGTCGAAGGTGGTCGGCGACCTCGAACCGCTCGTCGGCGGGGCGCTCGCGGCCGCCCGCGACGTGGCGCCTCGTGCCGTCGTGGTCGCCGACCGGTCGTGGGCCGCGCTGGCTCGCGAGGCCGGCTGGACCGTCGAGACGGTCATCGAGCGCCGGGTCCACGGATCGCTCGTGCGCTACCTCCACCTGCTCCACGACGGCGCGCCGTACTGA